GTCACGCTGCTGGTGGACGCCGGGACGGTACGCGATCCCGACGATCTTCCCGGCCTCGCGACCTTCACGGCCCTCATGCTCCAGCAGGGCGCGGGGGCCCGCACCGCCCTCGACATCGCCGACGAGGCGGCCTACCTCGGCGCGTCCCTCAACACCAGCGCCAGTTACGACGGCGCGGTGGCATCGGTTCACGTTCCCAAGCGGCGACTCGGCCTGGCCCTGGACCTCCTGGCGGACGTGATGCTGCGCCCGACCTTCCCGGATTCGGAGATCGCACGCCAGCGGGACCTGCGGCGCGCTCAGTTGCTCCAGCAGCAGGACCAGCCGGTGGCAATGGCCAACGTCGCATTTGCCGCGATCGTTTTCGGTTTCGCGCACCCGTACGGGCGCCCGACCAACGGCACGGAGGCCTCGACCGCCGCCCTGAGCCGCGACCGCGTGATGGACTTCTATCGCTCGTACTACCGGCCCAACGGCGCGCGCCTGCTGGTCGTGGGCGACGTCACGCTGGAGGAGGCCCGGCGGCTCGTCGCCACGCGGTGGGGGGACTGGGCCCGCGTCGATGCGCCCTCCGTCGCCCAGGCGCCGCCTCCGGCTGCCGCCGAGCGCACCATCTACCTGGTCGACAAGCCCGGCGCCGCCCAGTCCGTCTTCCGCATCGGCCAGGTCGGGGTGAGCCGCGCCACGCCGGACTACTTCGCCCTCCAGGTCCTGAACACCATCCTC
This region of Gemmatimonadales bacterium genomic DNA includes:
- a CDS encoding pitrilysin family protein yields the protein MTAPGPRPLALVALLAALPAATLAAQQPDRSHPPTLPPPPALRVPAIQTATLPNGLQIAVVEMHKVPVVDVTLLVDAGTVRDPDDLPGLATFTALMLQQGAGARTALDIADEAAYLGASLNTSASYDGAVASVHVPKRRLGLALDLLADVMLRPTFPDSEIARQRDLRRAQLLQQQDQPVAMANVAFAAIVFGFAHPYGRPTNGTEASTAALSRDRVMDFYRSYYRPNGARLLVVGDVTLEEARRLVATRWGDWARVDAPSVAQAPPPAAAERTIYLVDKPGAAQSVFRIGQVGVSRATPDYFALQVLNTILGGSFTSRLNQNLRETHGYTYGASSQFAMRLQAGPFVAASSVVTAKTDSALIEFLRELRRIRDDSVPQAELDKAKAYITLGLPGEFETTRGAARQFAELLVYGLPLDYFAAYIPRIDAVTAAEVQGVARRYLDPDHLAIVVVGDRSQIEPGLAALHEGPVVGRDMWGRSPK